In a single window of the Geotrypetes seraphini chromosome 11, aGeoSer1.1, whole genome shotgun sequence genome:
- the MRPL28 gene encoding 39S ribosomal protein L28, mitochondrial isoform X2, giving the protein MPLHKYPPAIWETLKLKEGIYSRLPAHYLQSLLESKKPTPVHWRPHGVKYKLNPKTGQRERVQDVPIEPYFPPEADQGLWGGEGWISGFRYANNDKLSNRLRKTWKPQLFNRELYSEILDKKFTISVTMKTLDLIDAVYGFDFYILKTPKEDLNSKLGMDLKRAMLLSLASRDHRLHPNDPAKREAIYDKYKEFVIPQEEAEWVGLSLEEAVEKQRLLEKKGSINYHSGQV; this is encoded by the exons ATGCCATTACATAAGTACCCTCCTGCAATCTGGGAGACTCTGAAACTGAAAGAAGGCATCTATTCCCGCTTACCAGCTCACTATCTGCAGTCTCTGCTAGAATCTAAGAAACCTACACCAGTTCACTGGCGACCACATGGGGTCAAATACAAGCTGAACCCAAAGACAGGACAGCGAGAGCGTGTGCAAGATGTCCCTATTGAGCCTTACTTCCCCCCTGAAGCTGATCAGGGTCTGTGGGGTGGCGAGGGCTGGATCAGTGGGTTCAGATATGCAAATAACGACAAG ctttcaaaTAGACTGAGGAAGACATGGAAACCACAGCTGTTTAATCGGGAGCTTTATAGCGAAATCCTTGATAAGAAATTTACTATCTCAGTCACCATGAAGACACTGGATCTCATTGATGCAGTTTATGGTTTTGATTTCTACATTCTCAAG ACTCCAAAAGAAGATCTGAATTCCAAACTAGGGATGGATCTAAAGAGAGCTATGCTTCTAAGCCTTGCTTCTAGGGATCATCGTCTCCACCCCAATGATCCAGCGAAGAGAGAAGCCATTTATGATAAATATAAG GAATTTGTAATTCCACAAGAGGAGGCTGAATGGGTGGGGCTGAGTTTAGAAGAAGCTGTAGAGAAGCAGAGACTTCTGGAGAAGAAG
- the LOC117369345 gene encoding uncharacterized protein LOC117369345, whose translation MAATRQGKPEKPCTSAKRSKITPVSPSSVPIPLEAEELTETSDIMAELFKIKLMLTDNACKLSEVKEELLSLKQEFQTDRQRISVIEEKIGQLETFTQKCEEEKKDVTALKNQLIDMENRGKRKNIRILGMAENLEGGDPVQFLENLLPKLLQLNSKWPLEIERAHRIPKRKSANQTAPRPLIFKVLRYQQALEILKVAKANKNLNYKGSKLILVPDFAKYTANIRKQFLTFRQQLKEKGYIYGLYYPSTMRVSTGNKSIYFQDPAKLKEFLTQDEPMLT comes from the coding sequence ATGGCTGCGACGAGACAGGGGAAGCCTGAAAAGCCGTGTACATCGGCGAAGAGGTCAAAGATCACCCCCGTGTCACCGTCGAGTGTGCCGATCCCACTGGAAGCTGAGGAATTAACTGAAACATCGGATATCATGGCTGAACTATTTAAAATTAAACTTATGTTGACAGATAACGCCTGCAAACTTTCAGAGGTCAAGGAAGAACTGCTTAGTCTGAAACAGGAATTTCAAACTGACAGGCAGAGAATATCTGTAATAGAAGAAAAAATCGGGCAGTTGGAAACTTTCACACAAAAgtgtgaagaagaaaaaaaagatgtaACTGCTTTAAAAAATCAACTGATAGATATGGAGAACCgagggaaaagaaagaacatTAGAATACTAGGTATGGCTGAAAATCTTGAAGGGGGAGACCCTGTACAGTTTCTGGAAAATCTTTtacctaaactgcttcaactaaattCTAAATGGCCGTTAGAAATAGAACGTGCCCACAGAATCCCCAAAAGAAAATCAGCAAACCAGACTGCTCCTAGACCTTTAATCTTCAAAGTATTAAGATACCAACAAGCCTTGGAAATATTGAAAGttgcaaaagcaaataaaaacctaaattataaaggatctaaATTAATCTTGGTTCCAGATTTCGCCAAATACACTGCAAATATAAGGAAACAATTTCTTACATTCAGAcagcaactaaaagaaaaaggctaCATATATGGACTATATTATCCATCTACAATGAGAGTGTCCACTGGGAATAAATCCATTTATTTTCAAGATCCAGCAAAACTAaaagaatttttgacacaagaTGAACCAATGTTAACATAA